From the genome of Streptomyces sp. V2I9:
GCACCGGCCCCCGCGCCCTCCGCGTCGAAGCCGCCGCGGGAGCCCGCGGCGTCCGGGGCGGCCGGGACGGGCGGCGCGGCCCCGGCGGCGACGGGCGCGTGAGCCGGGTCGGGGCTCCGTGACGGGGCCGGGAACGACGGGAGCCGCCGCGGTCCGGGGTACTGCCCCGGACCGCGGCGGCGTTTCCGTACCGGGGGTACGGGTCAGAGGTTGCCGCGCTTCTCCTGCTCGCGCTCGATCGCCTCGAACAGGGCCTTGAAGTTGCCCTTGCCGAAGCCCATGGAGCCGTGGCGCTCGATCATCTCGAAGAAGACGGTCGGCCGGTCCTGGACCGGCTTGGTGAAGATCTGCAGCAGGTAGCCGTCCTCGTCGCGGTCCACGAGGATCTTCAGCTCGCGCAGGGTCTCGACCGGCACGCGGGTCTCGCCGGCCCACTCGCCGAGGGTGTCGTAGTACGAGTCGGGGGTGTCCAGGAACTGCACACCGGCGGCGCGCATCGAGCGGACCGTGGAGACGATGTCGTTGGTGGCGAGCGCGATGTGCTGGACGCCGGCGCCGCCGTAGAACTCCAGGTACTCGTCGATCTGCGACTTCTTCTTCGCGATGGCCGGCTCGTTGATCGGGAACTTGACCTTCAGCGTGCCGTCGGCGACGACCTTCGACATGAGCGCGGAGTACTCGGTGGCGATGTCGTCGCCCACGAACTCCTTCATGTTGGTGAAGCCCATGACCTCGTTGTAGAAGCCGACCCACTCGTTCATCCGGCCGAGCTCGACGTTGCCGACGCAGTGGTCGATCGCCTGGAAGGTCCGCTTGGCGGGCGGCTCGACGATCGGCGAGGCCGCCGCGAAGCCGGGGAGGTAGGGGCCGTCGTAGCCGGAGCGCTCCACCAGGGTGTGGCGGGTCCTGCCGTACGTGGCGATGGCGGCGAGGACGACGGTGCCGTTCTCGTCCTTGACCTCGTGCGGCTCGGTGATGCCGCGCGCGCCGTGCTCGACGGCGTAGGCGTACGCGGCCCGCGCGTCCGGGACCTCGATCGCGAGGTCGACGACGCCGTCGCCGTGCTGGGCCACGTGGTCGGCGAGGAACGTGCCCCACTCGGTGGACGCCTTGATCACGGAGGTGAACACGAACCGGGCGGCGCCGTTGGTCAGGACGTAACTCGCGGTCTCGCGGCTGCCGTTCTCCGGTCCGGAGTAGGCGACCAGCTTCATGCCGAAGGCGGTCGAGTAGTAGTGCGCGGCCTGCTTGGCGTTGCCCACGGCGAAGACGACCGCGTCCATCCCCTTCACCGGGAAGGGGTCGGCCTGCCGGGCGCTTTCGGGGCTGGTGTGCAGAGTCTCAGTCATGTTCGAAGGCTCTCCCTACATCGCAAGGTGCGCAACAGTTTGCGCATTCACTGGTCAATATGCACAGCCGATCGCCATGATGGCCGGACTATCTGTGCAGGCTGACCACCGAAGGCGGCGTCATGGCGATCGATCATCTGGACGGGCGGCTCATCGTGCTCCTGGCGCGCGAACCGCGCATCGGCGTCCTCGAAGCGTCCCGGCAGCTCGGGGTGGCGCGCGGGACCGTGCAGGCGCGGCTGGACCGGCTTCAATCGAATGGCGTCATCCGGGGATTCGGACCCGACGTGGACCCGGCGGCGCTGGGCTACCCGGTCACCGCGTTCGCCACGCTGGAGATCAAACAGGGCCAAGGGGCGGACGTGAGGGCGCACTTGGACGGCGTACCGGAGGTGCTGGAGCTGCACACGACCACCGGGCACGGCGACATGTTCTGCCGCCTGGTGGCCCGTTCCAACGCCGATCTCCAGCGAGTGATCGACCGGGTTGTCGGATTTGATGGCATCGTCCGGGCCTCCACGGCGATCGTCATGGAGAACCCTGTGCCGCTGCGGATCATCCCGCTGGTGGAACAGGCGGCCGAGGACACCGACTGAGCGAAGGGCTCGGGAGGCCCGCCCGATCCGAAGGAGCGCCGTGTGAGCTTCTGGGAGTATCTGAGCACCCGGCACCAGCAGCTCCTGACGGACGCGTTCCAGCACGTCAGCGCGGTCTTCCAGTGCATGGTCATCGCCACCGTGCTGGGTGTGCTCATCGGCGTGGTGAGCTACCGCAGCGGCTGGGGCGGCTCGCTGGCGATCACCTCCACGGCGACGGTCCTCACCATCCCCTCCCTCGCCGCGATCGGTCTGCTGATCCCGCTGGTGGGCCTCGGCGTCGCGCCGACCGTGATCACCCTGACGCTGTACGGGCTGCTGCCGATCGTCCGGAACTCCG
Proteins encoded in this window:
- the hppD gene encoding 4-hydroxyphenylpyruvate dioxygenase; this encodes MTETLHTSPESARQADPFPVKGMDAVVFAVGNAKQAAHYYSTAFGMKLVAYSGPENGSRETASYVLTNGAARFVFTSVIKASTEWGTFLADHVAQHGDGVVDLAIEVPDARAAYAYAVEHGARGITEPHEVKDENGTVVLAAIATYGRTRHTLVERSGYDGPYLPGFAAASPIVEPPAKRTFQAIDHCVGNVELGRMNEWVGFYNEVMGFTNMKEFVGDDIATEYSALMSKVVADGTLKVKFPINEPAIAKKKSQIDEYLEFYGGAGVQHIALATNDIVSTVRSMRAAGVQFLDTPDSYYDTLGEWAGETRVPVETLRELKILVDRDEDGYLLQIFTKPVQDRPTVFFEMIERHGSMGFGKGNFKALFEAIEREQEKRGNL
- a CDS encoding Lrp/AsnC family transcriptional regulator — its product is MAIDHLDGRLIVLLAREPRIGVLEASRQLGVARGTVQARLDRLQSNGVIRGFGPDVDPAALGYPVTAFATLEIKQGQGADVRAHLDGVPEVLELHTTTGHGDMFCRLVARSNADLQRVIDRVVGFDGIVRASTAIVMENPVPLRIIPLVEQAAEDTD